The following are encoded together in the Lathyrus oleraceus cultivar Zhongwan6 chromosome 3, CAAS_Psat_ZW6_1.0, whole genome shotgun sequence genome:
- the LOC127128938 gene encoding WW domain-containing protein C660.06, translated as MGPGGPGGPGGGPGWGPGGPGGPGGGPGWGPGGGPGWGPGPGGPVWGPGPGGPGGFFGGFANGLFSLISSCFYCLCCCWLVQDCFGGPPPPGGPGPGPGPF; from the exons ATGGGACCTGGCGGACCAGGAGGGCCTGGTGGTGGACCCGGTTGGGGGCCAGGAGGACCTGGTGGACCTGGTGGTGGGCCCGGTTGGGGGCCTGGTGGAGGACCGGGTTGGGGGCCTGGGCCGGGAGGACCTGTTTGGGGGCCTGGACCTGGCGGACCTGGAGGCTTTTTTGGTGGATTTGCTAATGGTTTATTTAGCCTCATATCTTCCTG CTTCTACTGCTTATGCTGTTGCTGGTTGGTACAAGATTGCTTCGGCGGCCCACCACCACCAGGAGGCCCGGGCCCGGGCCCAGGCCCTTTCTAG